From the genome of Malus sylvestris chromosome 6, drMalSylv7.2, whole genome shotgun sequence, one region includes:
- the LOC126626808 gene encoding LEAF RUST 10 DISEASE-RESISTANCE LOCUS RECEPTOR-LIKE PROTEIN KINASE-like 1.2 isoform X2: protein MPTPTHFLLKLPVSFPIIFHYLVTVILLSTPVLGEDDHRYTECRRYYDCGLLKNISYPFWAAQGPPQHCGLEYYELTCREDQFPVMKIEDQDFLVLNFRQFYTMTIARSDLWDTSCTDHIVNTTLDYDRFSYVPSVRNLTLLYGCQPGNMSVPNGFACKAKGTDRDDISYYVDDNSSRIHVGNWASCYLNFRVPIRWEGVDFMPDTPNKLKQVLKQGFQVRYEAEWELCRLCVLSNGTCGSNSNSNSFVCYCGDGICSLSGDNNSLNWKRKVIVGVCTAVATVAIMCVIFFVYQRRNRKLNDPSSLVTRSILSSTYSMDDDMEKGSTYHGVHIFSYKELEEATNYFDSAKVLGDGGFGTVYHGNVRDGRAVAVKRLYENNFKRVEQFMNEIEILARLRHQNLVLLYGCTSRHCRELLLVYEYIPNGTLAEHLHGEKAKPGSLPWLTRIKIAIETAKALSYLHASDIIHRDVKTTNILLDNFFCVKVADFGLSRLFPMNVTHISTAPQGTPGYVDPEYNECYQLTSKSDVYSFGVVLIELISSMPAVDITRHRHEINLSTMAINKIQKQTLHELVDPYLGFESDSRTRKMIIAVAELAFRCLNSDKDLRPSMIEVLNELKRIQSDDFDIQKAEEIDISAIDIVPLKSDPLPASPDSVAFKWTSVSTTPNASG, encoded by the exons ATGCCTACGCCTACCCACTTTCTCCTAAAACTACCCGTCTCCTTCCCCATCATCTTCCACTATTTGGTCACGGTAATATTACTTTCCACCCCTGTTCTCGGCGAGGATGATCACCGATACACCGAGTGCCGCCGCTACTACGACTGCGGCCTCCTCAAAAACATCTCCTACCCCTTCTGGGCTGCCCAAGGCCCTCCCCAACACTGCGGCCTCGAATACTACGAGCTCACCTGCCGAGAAGATCAATTCCCTGTCATGAAAATTGAAGACCAAGATTTTCTTGTGTTGAACTTTAGACAGTTTTACACCATGACAATCGCTCGCTCAGATCTCTGGGACACCTCCTGCACTGACCACATCGTCAACACCACCTTGGACTACGACCGGTTTTCCTACGTCCCATCTGTTCGGAACCTGACGCTGCTCTACGGCTGCCAGCCGGGGAACATGTCCGTACCCAATGGCTTCGCTTGCAAGGCAAAGGGTACGGACCGCGACGATATTTCGTACTATGTCGACGACAATTCTTCGAGGATTCATGTGGGAAACTGGGCCTCGTGTTATTTGAATTTTCGAGTTCCGATTAGGTGGGAGGGTGTGGACTTTATGCCTGACACGCCGAATAAGCTCAAACAAGTTTTGAAACAGGGGTTTCAGGTGAGGTACGAGGCGGAGTGGGAGCTCTGTCGGCTATGTGTATTATCCAATGGAACCTGTGGGTCAAACTCGAATTCTAATTCGTTTGTCTGTTATTGCGGCGATGGAATATGTTCGCTTTCTGGTG ACAATAATTCTTTGAACTGGAAGAGGAAGGTTATTGTAG GTGTTTGCACAGCTGTTGCTACCGTCGCTATAATGTGtgttattttctttgtataccAACGTCGAAACAGAAAACTAAACGATCCATCGTCCCTTGTAACTCGAAGCATCCTTTCGAGTACCTATTCTATGGACGACGATATGGAGAAGGGAAGTACCTACCATGGAGTACATATTTTCAGCTACAAGGAACTTGAAGAAGCAACTAATTATTTCGATTCTGCGAAAGTACTTGGCGATGGAGGCTTTGGCACAGTTTATCATG GAAATGTGCGGGATGGGAGAGCGGTTGCGGTCAAGCGTCTATATGAAAACAATTTCAAGAGAGTTGAGCAGTTCATGAATGAAATCGAGATTTTAGCCCGCCTGCGCCACCAAAATCTTGTGTTGCTCTATGGTTGCACCTCTCGTCACTGCCGAGAACTCCTCCTTGTGTACGAGTACATTCCTAATGGAACTCTTGCTGAACATCTTCACGGAGAAAAAGCAAAACCTGGCTCGCTTCCATGGCTTACTCGAATAAAGATTGCCATCGAAACCGCGAAGGCACTGTCATATCTTCATGCATCTGACATTATCCACCGTGACGTGAAAACTACGAATATTCTCCTTGACAACTTCTTCTGTGTCAAGGTAGCAGATTTTGGACTATCTCGCCTCTTCCCCATGAACGTCACGCACATCTCAACTGCTCCACAAGGGACTCCAGGTTATGTTGATCCCGAGTATAACGAATGCTACCAGCTTACGAGTAAGAGTGATGTCTATAGCTTTGGTGTGGTGCTGATTGAGCTCATATCATCCATGCCAGCCGTTGACATCACGAGGCATCGACACGAGATCAATTTGTCTACCATGGCAATCAACAAGATTCAAAAACAAACATTACATGAGCTAGTAGACCCATACTTAGGGTTTGAATCAGACTCCAGAACACGAAAAATGATCATTGCTGTGGCCGAACTAGCATTTCGCTGTCTGAATAGTGACAAGGACTTGAGACCTTCCATGATTGAGGTGCTTAACGAACTAAAGCGTATACAGAGCGATGATTTTGACATACAAAAAGCAGAGGAGATTGATATTTCAGCAATCGATATTGTGCCGTTAAAGAGTGATCCGCTGCCTGCTTCACCAGATTCCGTGGCATTCAAATGGACTAGCGTGTCTACGACACCAAATGCCAGCGGCTAA
- the LOC126626815 gene encoding uncharacterized protein LOC126626815, which produces MEESSDLKYFDGTKSDYDIRMEKYDYLVVASWFSVEEEQMMQRIRNSLKKDFQTMCGEDDDDTNSKHSECKQRKAMVKKNKIKKGTGGSMKTAKKKKRNALSNGSDHWLCNSCNYDYRG; this is translated from the coding sequence ATGGAGGAGTCAAGTGATCTCAAATACTTTGACGGCACGAAAAGTGATTACGATATACGCATGGAGAAGTATGATTATTTGGTTGTGGCGAGTTGGTTTTCGGTCGAGGAAGAACAAATGATGCAGAGGATCCGTAATTCTTTGAAAAAAGATTTCCAAACCATGTGTGGCGAGGATGATGATGATACTAATTCAAAGCATTCGGAATGCAAGCAGCGGAAGGCGATGGTGAAGAAGAACAAGATCAAGAAAGGCACGGGAGGCTCGATGAAGAccgcgaagaagaagaagagaaatgcTCTGAGCAATGGCTCGGACCATTGGTTATGCAACTCATGTAATTATGATTACCGGGGATAA
- the LOC126626808 gene encoding LEAF RUST 10 DISEASE-RESISTANCE LOCUS RECEPTOR-LIKE PROTEIN KINASE-like 1.2 isoform X3, with the protein MNLLRIIVVTIIFTTFANRAFSVDRRFEACEPQTCGNGPNIGYPFWLSGKQESCGYPSFKITCNEKYPVFSISDDDYIIREIFYSNHSFVLANAAVYDDKCPLPQHNFSLDRTPFNYSSDHVNFSFFYDCPEDDSEYMLSYPIDCASNGSHHSFATFHKELVERMNSLDSCRSSVHLPFDGAANVDALMQMNYTEILKMGFILNWTAQNCSNCERSGGRCGFDDNEFVCFCSDRPHVKTCDDDNNSLNWKRKVIVGVCTAVATVAIMCVIFFVYQRRNRKLNDPSSLVTRSILSSTYSMDDDMEKGSTYHGVHIFSYKELEEATNYFDSAKVLGDGGFGTVYHGNVRDGRAVAVKRLYENNFKRVEQFMNEIEILARLRHQNLVLLYGCTSRHCRELLLVYEYIPNGTLAEHLHGEKAKPGSLPWLTRIKIAIETAKALSYLHASDIIHRDVKTTNILLDNFFCVKVADFGLSRLFPMNVTHISTAPQGTPGYVDPEYNECYQLTSKSDVYSFGVVLIELISSMPAVDITRHRHEINLSTMAINKIQKQTLHELVDPYLGFESDSRTRKMIIAVAELAFRCLNSDKDLRPSMIEVLNELKRIQSDDFDIQKAEEIDISAIDIVPLKSDPLPASPDSVAFKWTSVSTTPNASG; encoded by the exons ATGAATCTCCTCCGTATTATTGTTGTCACCATCATATTCACAACCTTCGCCAACCGAGCTTTCTCCGTAGACCGAAGATTCGAGGCCTGCGAGCCTCAAACGTGTGGAAATGGCCCGAACATAGGCTACCCTTTTTGGCTTTCTGGCAAGCAAGAGTCCTGCGGTTACCCGAGCTTCAAGATCACCTGCAATGAAAAATATCCGGTATTTAGTATTTCCGACGATGATTACATCATTAGAGAAATCTTTTACTCAAACCATTCGTTTGTTCTGGCTAACGCCGCAGTCTATGATGACAAATGTCCACTTCCTCAACACAACTTCAGCCTCGATCGAACGCCTTTCAACTATAGTTCAGATCAcgtcaatttttccttcttttatgATTGCCCTGAAGACGATTCGGAATACATGCTTTCATATCCCATTGACTGTGCTAGCAATGGCAGCCATcactcttttgctacttttcacAAGGAGCTAGTTGAGCGCATGAATTCGTTAGACTCGTGCCGGTCTTCAGTTCATTTGCCTTTCGATGGTGCTGCTAATGTCGATGCATTGATGCAAATGAACTACACCGAAATCTTGAAAATGGGGTTCATTTTGAACTGGACTGCGCAGAATTGCAGCAATTGCGAGAGGAGTGGCGGGCGCTGTGGATTCGATGACAATGAATTCGTTTGTTTTTGCAGTGATCGACCTCATGTCAAAACCTGTGATGATG ACAATAATTCTTTGAACTGGAAGAGGAAGGTTATTGTAG GTGTTTGCACAGCTGTTGCTACCGTCGCTATAATGTGtgttattttctttgtataccAACGTCGAAACAGAAAACTAAACGATCCATCGTCCCTTGTAACTCGAAGCATCCTTTCGAGTACCTATTCTATGGACGACGATATGGAGAAGGGAAGTACCTACCATGGAGTACATATTTTCAGCTACAAGGAACTTGAAGAAGCAACTAATTATTTCGATTCTGCGAAAGTACTTGGCGATGGAGGCTTTGGCACAGTTTATCATG GAAATGTGCGGGATGGGAGAGCGGTTGCGGTCAAGCGTCTATATGAAAACAATTTCAAGAGAGTTGAGCAGTTCATGAATGAAATCGAGATTTTAGCCCGCCTGCGCCACCAAAATCTTGTGTTGCTCTATGGTTGCACCTCTCGTCACTGCCGAGAACTCCTCCTTGTGTACGAGTACATTCCTAATGGAACTCTTGCTGAACATCTTCACGGAGAAAAAGCAAAACCTGGCTCGCTTCCATGGCTTACTCGAATAAAGATTGCCATCGAAACCGCGAAGGCACTGTCATATCTTCATGCATCTGACATTATCCACCGTGACGTGAAAACTACGAATATTCTCCTTGACAACTTCTTCTGTGTCAAGGTAGCAGATTTTGGACTATCTCGCCTCTTCCCCATGAACGTCACGCACATCTCAACTGCTCCACAAGGGACTCCAGGTTATGTTGATCCCGAGTATAACGAATGCTACCAGCTTACGAGTAAGAGTGATGTCTATAGCTTTGGTGTGGTGCTGATTGAGCTCATATCATCCATGCCAGCCGTTGACATCACGAGGCATCGACACGAGATCAATTTGTCTACCATGGCAATCAACAAGATTCAAAAACAAACATTACATGAGCTAGTAGACCCATACTTAGGGTTTGAATCAGACTCCAGAACACGAAAAATGATCATTGCTGTGGCCGAACTAGCATTTCGCTGTCTGAATAGTGACAAGGACTTGAGACCTTCCATGATTGAGGTGCTTAACGAACTAAAGCGTATACAGAGCGATGATTTTGACATACAAAAAGCAGAGGAGATTGATATTTCAGCAATCGATATTGTGCCGTTAAAGAGTGATCCGCTGCCTGCTTCACCAGATTCCGTGGCATTCAAATGGACTAGCGTGTCTACGACACCAAATGCCAGCGGCTAA
- the LOC126626809 gene encoding LEAF RUST 10 DISEASE-RESISTANCE LOCUS RECEPTOR-LIKE PROTEIN KINASE-like 2.1 isoform X1 — protein MINVHVMNILLRMIMPDHLFLTLPIFFVIFNLLIVVPSAIGDGDFRYTECSSYYDCGLLKNISYPFWATSSRPQHCGREDYELTCRGDQYPVMKIKDQDFLVLNFSGQFYTMTIARSDLWGTPCTANFVNTTLDYDRFSYVPAVRNLSLFYGCPPQSESVLSNFTCKVEGTDHNISYYVDDSLSRIRLKNWASCHTNIRVPIMWEGVDAMPLENVTTGVLKEVLKQGFQVAYDAEWELCNRCLISNGICGSNSSSDSFVCYCGDGPYDQTCSIPGDNAWNWKRKVIVVAALSAGSGIMICVIVCCIKARKQIFKRSNDQDLEAFIRANGPLAVKRYKFLEIRKMTKSFKDKLGQGGYGDVYKGNLLDGSPVAVKVLKSSKGNGEDFINEVLSISRTSHVNVVTLLGYCFEGQKKALIYEFMPNGSLEKYVYNENALQTSSPQLEVEQLLDIVTGIARGLEYLHRGCNTRILHFDIKPHNILLDENFCPKISDFGLSKLFLKKESIMSMLDARGTIGYIAPEVFCRNFGGVSVKSDVYSYGMMVLELVEGRKNINARASHTSDVYFPDWVYKKLEAGSSLGLPNGVTEEENELARKMILVGLWCIQTKPSDRPSMSRVIEMLQGSIEALQIPPKPVLTFPVRTPPESSTLSLTHSFLD, from the exons ATGATTAATGTGCATGTTATGAATATATTATTACGAATGATTATGCCTGATCACCTATTCCTAACACTACCTATCTTCTTCGTCATCTTCAACTTGTTGATTGTCGTCCCCTCTGCTATTGGGGATGGCGATTTCCGATACACAGAGTGCAGCAGCTACTACGACTGCGGCCTCCTCAAAAACATCTCCTACCCCTTCTGGGCCACCAGCAGCCGCCCCCAACACTGCGGCCGCGAAGACTACGAGCTCACATGCCGAGGAGATCAATACCCTGTCATGAAAATTAAAGACCAGGATTTTCTTGTGTTGAACTTTAGCGGACAGTTTTACACCATGACAATCGCTCGCTCAGATCTCTGGGGCACCCCCTGCACTGCCAACTTTGTCAACACCACGTTGGACTACGACCGGTTTTCCTACGTCCCAGCTGTTCGGAACCTGTCGCTGTTCTACGGCTGCCCGCCGCAGAGTGAGTCAGTCCTCAGTAACTTCACTTGCAAGGTAGAGGGTACGGACCACAATATATCATACTATGTCGACGACTCTTTGTCGAGGATTCGTCTGAAAAATTGGGCCTCGTGCCATACGAATATTCGAGTTCCGATTATGTGGGAGGGTGTGGATGCTATGCCGCTGGAGAATGTGACGACGGGTGTGCTCAAAGAGGTTTTGAAACAGGGGTTTCAGGTGGCGTACGATGCGGAGTGGGAGCTCTGTAATCGATGTTTAATATCCAATGGAATCTGTGGGTCGAACTCGAGTTCTGATTCGTTTGTCTGTTATTGCGGCGATGGACCTTATGATCAAACATGTTCGATTCCTGGTG ACAATGCATGGAATTGGAAAAGGAAGGTTATTGTAG TAGCTGCTCTTTCTGCAGGAAGTGGGATCATGATCTGTGTTATTGTTTGCTGTATTAAAGCTAGGAAGCAAATTTTCAAGAGAAGCAACGATCAAGATCTCGAGGCTTTCATAAGGGCTAATGGACCTCTAGCAGTAAAAAGGTACAAGTTTTTGGAAATCCGAAAAATGACCAAGTCATTTAAAGATAAACTAGGTCAAGGAGGTTATGGAGATGTGTACAAAGGCAATCTGCTGGATGGTAGTCCTGTGGCTGTGAAGGTTCTCAAATCATCCAAAGGGAATGGCGAGGACTTCATAAACGAGGTTTTAAGCATTAGTAGAACTTCCCACGTCAATGTTGTCACTTTGCTAGGGTATTGCTTTGAAGGTCAAAAAAAAGCTCTCATATATGAGTTCATGCCTAATGGATCACTCGAAAAGTACGTTTACAACGAAAATGCTTTGCAAACGAGTAGTCCACAATTGGAAGTGGAACAGCTACTCGATATTGTTACTGGGATAGCTCGAGGACTCGAGTACTTGCACCGCGGATGCAACACACGAATTTTgcattttgatataaaaccgCATAATATTCTTTTGGATGAAAACTTTTGCCCCAAGATCTCTGACTTTGGGCTTTCAAAACTTTTCCTCAAGAAGGAGAGTATTATGTCGATGTTGGATGCAAGAGGGACGATTGGGTATATTGCTCCGGAAGTGTTTTGTAGAAACTTTGGAGGAGTTTCAGTTAAGTCCGATGTCTACAGTTATGGAATGATGGTTCTGGAGCTGGTTGAAGGAAGAAAGAACATCAATGCTCGAGCGAGCCACACGAGTGATGTTTATTTTCCGGATTGGGTTTATAAGAAGCTTGAGGCAGGCAGCAGTTTAGGGTTGCCCAATGGTGTGACAGAAGAGGAAAACGAACTCGCGAGGAAGATGATTTTGGTAGGGCTGTGGTGTATACAGACGAAGCCATCAGATAGGCCTTCCATGAGTAGAGTGATTGAAATGCTGCAAGGAAgcattgaagccttgcaaatACCACCAAAGCCTGTTCTAACTTTTCCTGTAAGAACACCACCAGAATCTTCCACGTTATCACTTACACATTCTTTTCTGGATTAA